Proteins encoded by one window of Scatophagus argus isolate fScaArg1 chromosome 4, fScaArg1.pri, whole genome shotgun sequence:
- the LOC124057626 gene encoding TNF receptor-associated factor 2-like isoform X2, whose translation MMAAQESSPPSSLEGNKPGFPRNILSNGLEDKHLCNSCQKILRRPLQAQCGHRFCSFCFNKIVSSGPQKCSACIKEDLFEEPTSILKQGGAFPDNAARREVEALAAVCSNEGCTWTGTIKEFEVSHEGNCDFMIILCPSCKELMRANEQERHNERECPERTLNCKYCKEPFLLKNIKAHDEICPKYPMICEGCAKKKIPREKVEKEKIHDHEQQCSYEHLNLLLHFIMGIKVSLESLQPQSLEVASHKLHELHQSLRDLELKMSQVGEGGAAPVQGACAPTQATSFTQMPSAIGAALELQLQSEKARVSELSRRCQELELKVSTFENIVCVLNREMERSCTTMEAYNRQHRLDQDKIEILNNKVRQLERTVSLRDLSIVEMDGKMREMSAATYDGIFVWKISDFTKKRQDAVAGRAPAMFSPAFYTSKYGYKMCLRIYLNGDGTGRGTHLSLFFVVMRGHSDALLKWPFNQKVTLMLLDQNNREHIIDAFRPDISSSSFQRPVSDMNIASGCPLFCPLSKLDSKNSYIRDDTIFIKAIVDLTGL comes from the exons ATGATGGCTGCACAGGAATCGTCTCCACCATCTTCCCTGGAAGGCAACAAACCGGGCTTTCCAAGGAACATCCTGTCTAACGGTCTCGAAGACAAACATTTGTGCAATTCGTGCCAGAAAATCCTGAGAAGGCCTTTGCAAGCTCAGTGCGGTCACCGCTTTTGTTCGTTCTGTTTCAACAAAATTGTGAG CTCTGGACCACAGAAATGCAGTGCTTGCATCAAAGAAGACTTGTTTGAAGAACCCACCTCCATTCTCAAGCAAGGTGGT GCTTTCCCTGACAATGCAGCTCGGAGAGAAGTGGAGGCCTTGGCAGCTGTCTGTTCCAATGAAGGATGCACGTGGACGGGAACTATCAAAGAATTTGAG GTCAGCCATGAGGGCAACTGTGACTTCATGATAATCCTCTGTCCATCCTGTAAAGAGCTGATGAGAGCCAATGAACAGGAGCGCCACAATGAGAGAGAATGTCCAGAGAGGACACTCAACTGCAAATACTGCAAAGAACCCTTCCTGTTAAAGAACATCAAG gCTCATGATGAAATCTGTCCAAAGTACCCAATGATTTGTGAAGGTTGTGCAAAGAAAAAGATCCCCAGAGAAAAG GTAGAGAAGGAGAAGATCCATGACCATGAGCAGCAATGTTCCTATGAACACCTCAACCTTCTCCTGCATTTCATCATGGGCATCAAGGTCAGCTTGGAGAGCCTGCAGCCCCAGAGCCTTGAGGTGGCCAGCCACAAGCTACATGAGCTTCACCAGTCCCTCAGGGATCTGGAATTGAAGATGAGCCAAGTGGGTGAGGGTGGGGCAGCTCCCGTGCAGGGTGCATGCGCCCCAACCCAGGCCACCTCCTTCACCCAGATGCCCAGCGCCATAGGAGCTGCCCTGGAGCTGCAGCTCCAGAGCGAAAAGGCCAGGGTGTCTGAGCTGAGCCGGCGCTGCCAGGAGCTTGAGCTAAAAGTGAGCACATTCGAGAACATTGTGTGTGTCCTCAACAGAGAGATGGAACGCTCCTGCACCACCATGGAGGCCTACAACCGCCAACACCGACTGGACCAGGACAAGATCGAGATCCTCAACAACAAG GTTCGTCAGCTGGAGAGGACGGTGAGTTTGAGGGACCTGTCTATTGTAGAGATGGATGGGAAAATGAGGGAGATGTCTGCAGCCACATACGATGGCATCTTTGTCTGGAAGATCTCAGATTTCACCAAGAAGAGGCAGGATGCCGTGGCTGGCCGTGCCCCTGCTATGTTCTCTCCTG CATTTTATACAAGTAAATATGGCTACAAGATGTGCCTGCGGATCTACCTAAATGGTGATGGGACGGGCCGTGGCACCCActtgtctctgttttttgtgGTGATGAGAGGACACAGTGACGCACTCCTCAAGTGGCCTTTTAATCAGAAG GTCACCCTAATGCTTCTTGACCAGAACAACAGGGAGCACATTATCGATGCTTTCCGGCCCgacatctcctcctcatcctttcAGAGGCCAGTCAGCGATATGAACATTGCCAGTGGCTGCCCACTCTTCTGTCCACTCTCTAAACTGGACTCTAAAAACTCGTACATACGTGATGACACCATCTTCATCAAGGCCATTGTAGACCTCACTGGGCTTTAG
- the LOC124057626 gene encoding TNF receptor-associated factor 2-like isoform X1, with amino-acid sequence MMAAQESSPPSSLEGNKPGFPRNILSNGLEDKHLCNSCQKILRRPLQAQCGHRFCSFCFNKIVSSGPQKCSACIKEDLFEEPTSILKQGGAFPDNAARREVEALAAVCSNEGCTWTGTIKEFEVSHEGNCDFMIILCPSCKELMRANEQERHNERECPERTLNCKYCKEPFLLKNIKAHDEICPKYPMICEGCAKKKIPREKYVDHIKFCSKFKAQCRFHVVGCSTSVEKEKIHDHEQQCSYEHLNLLLHFIMGIKVSLESLQPQSLEVASHKLHELHQSLRDLELKMSQVGEGGAAPVQGACAPTQATSFTQMPSAIGAALELQLQSEKARVSELSRRCQELELKVSTFENIVCVLNREMERSCTTMEAYNRQHRLDQDKIEILNNKVRQLERTVSLRDLSIVEMDGKMREMSAATYDGIFVWKISDFTKKRQDAVAGRAPAMFSPAFYTSKYGYKMCLRIYLNGDGTGRGTHLSLFFVVMRGHSDALLKWPFNQKVTLMLLDQNNREHIIDAFRPDISSSSFQRPVSDMNIASGCPLFCPLSKLDSKNSYIRDDTIFIKAIVDLTGL; translated from the exons ATGATGGCTGCACAGGAATCGTCTCCACCATCTTCCCTGGAAGGCAACAAACCGGGCTTTCCAAGGAACATCCTGTCTAACGGTCTCGAAGACAAACATTTGTGCAATTCGTGCCAGAAAATCCTGAGAAGGCCTTTGCAAGCTCAGTGCGGTCACCGCTTTTGTTCGTTCTGTTTCAACAAAATTGTGAG CTCTGGACCACAGAAATGCAGTGCTTGCATCAAAGAAGACTTGTTTGAAGAACCCACCTCCATTCTCAAGCAAGGTGGT GCTTTCCCTGACAATGCAGCTCGGAGAGAAGTGGAGGCCTTGGCAGCTGTCTGTTCCAATGAAGGATGCACGTGGACGGGAACTATCAAAGAATTTGAG GTCAGCCATGAGGGCAACTGTGACTTCATGATAATCCTCTGTCCATCCTGTAAAGAGCTGATGAGAGCCAATGAACAGGAGCGCCACAATGAGAGAGAATGTCCAGAGAGGACACTCAACTGCAAATACTGCAAAGAACCCTTCCTGTTAAAGAACATCAAG gCTCATGATGAAATCTGTCCAAAGTACCCAATGATTTGTGAAGGTTGTGCAAAGAAAAAGATCCCCAGAGAAAAG tatgTGGACCATATTAAGTTCTGCAGTAAATTTAAAGCACAGTGCAGATTTCATGTTGTTGGCTGCAGTACGTCT GTAGAGAAGGAGAAGATCCATGACCATGAGCAGCAATGTTCCTATGAACACCTCAACCTTCTCCTGCATTTCATCATGGGCATCAAGGTCAGCTTGGAGAGCCTGCAGCCCCAGAGCCTTGAGGTGGCCAGCCACAAGCTACATGAGCTTCACCAGTCCCTCAGGGATCTGGAATTGAAGATGAGCCAAGTGGGTGAGGGTGGGGCAGCTCCCGTGCAGGGTGCATGCGCCCCAACCCAGGCCACCTCCTTCACCCAGATGCCCAGCGCCATAGGAGCTGCCCTGGAGCTGCAGCTCCAGAGCGAAAAGGCCAGGGTGTCTGAGCTGAGCCGGCGCTGCCAGGAGCTTGAGCTAAAAGTGAGCACATTCGAGAACATTGTGTGTGTCCTCAACAGAGAGATGGAACGCTCCTGCACCACCATGGAGGCCTACAACCGCCAACACCGACTGGACCAGGACAAGATCGAGATCCTCAACAACAAG GTTCGTCAGCTGGAGAGGACGGTGAGTTTGAGGGACCTGTCTATTGTAGAGATGGATGGGAAAATGAGGGAGATGTCTGCAGCCACATACGATGGCATCTTTGTCTGGAAGATCTCAGATTTCACCAAGAAGAGGCAGGATGCCGTGGCTGGCCGTGCCCCTGCTATGTTCTCTCCTG CATTTTATACAAGTAAATATGGCTACAAGATGTGCCTGCGGATCTACCTAAATGGTGATGGGACGGGCCGTGGCACCCActtgtctctgttttttgtgGTGATGAGAGGACACAGTGACGCACTCCTCAAGTGGCCTTTTAATCAGAAG GTCACCCTAATGCTTCTTGACCAGAACAACAGGGAGCACATTATCGATGCTTTCCGGCCCgacatctcctcctcatcctttcAGAGGCCAGTCAGCGATATGAACATTGCCAGTGGCTGCCCACTCTTCTGTCCACTCTCTAAACTGGACTCTAAAAACTCGTACATACGTGATGACACCATCTTCATCAAGGCCATTGTAGACCTCACTGGGCTTTAG
- the LOC124057626 gene encoding TNF receptor-associated factor 2-like isoform X4 encodes MMAAQESSPPSSLEGNKPGFPRNILSNGLEDKHLCNSCQKILRRPLQAQCGHRFCSFCFNKIVSSGPQKCSACIKEDLFEEPTSILKQGGAFPDNAARREVEALAAVCSNEGCTWTGTIKEFEVSHEGNCDFMIILCPSCKELMRANEQERHNERECPERTLNCKYCKEPFLLKNIKAHDEICPKYPMICEGCAKKKIPREKYVDHIKFCSKFKAQCRFHVVGCSTSVEKEKIHDHEQQCSYEHLNLLLHFIMGIKVSLESLQPQSLEVASHKLHELHQSLRDLELKMSQVGEGGAAPVQGACAPTQATSFTQMPSAIGAALELQLQSEKARVSELSRRCQELELKVSTFENIVCVLNREMERSCTTMEAYNRQHRLDQDKIEILNNKVRQLERTVSLRDLSIVEMDGKMREMSAATYDGIFVWKISDFTKKRQDAVAGRAPAMFSPAFYTSKYGYKMCLRIYLNGDGTGRGTHLSLFFVVMRGHSDALLKWPFNQKLSAQGIYWTNSKTFGKYDSFTHQHM; translated from the exons ATGATGGCTGCACAGGAATCGTCTCCACCATCTTCCCTGGAAGGCAACAAACCGGGCTTTCCAAGGAACATCCTGTCTAACGGTCTCGAAGACAAACATTTGTGCAATTCGTGCCAGAAAATCCTGAGAAGGCCTTTGCAAGCTCAGTGCGGTCACCGCTTTTGTTCGTTCTGTTTCAACAAAATTGTGAG CTCTGGACCACAGAAATGCAGTGCTTGCATCAAAGAAGACTTGTTTGAAGAACCCACCTCCATTCTCAAGCAAGGTGGT GCTTTCCCTGACAATGCAGCTCGGAGAGAAGTGGAGGCCTTGGCAGCTGTCTGTTCCAATGAAGGATGCACGTGGACGGGAACTATCAAAGAATTTGAG GTCAGCCATGAGGGCAACTGTGACTTCATGATAATCCTCTGTCCATCCTGTAAAGAGCTGATGAGAGCCAATGAACAGGAGCGCCACAATGAGAGAGAATGTCCAGAGAGGACACTCAACTGCAAATACTGCAAAGAACCCTTCCTGTTAAAGAACATCAAG gCTCATGATGAAATCTGTCCAAAGTACCCAATGATTTGTGAAGGTTGTGCAAAGAAAAAGATCCCCAGAGAAAAG tatgTGGACCATATTAAGTTCTGCAGTAAATTTAAAGCACAGTGCAGATTTCATGTTGTTGGCTGCAGTACGTCT GTAGAGAAGGAGAAGATCCATGACCATGAGCAGCAATGTTCCTATGAACACCTCAACCTTCTCCTGCATTTCATCATGGGCATCAAGGTCAGCTTGGAGAGCCTGCAGCCCCAGAGCCTTGAGGTGGCCAGCCACAAGCTACATGAGCTTCACCAGTCCCTCAGGGATCTGGAATTGAAGATGAGCCAAGTGGGTGAGGGTGGGGCAGCTCCCGTGCAGGGTGCATGCGCCCCAACCCAGGCCACCTCCTTCACCCAGATGCCCAGCGCCATAGGAGCTGCCCTGGAGCTGCAGCTCCAGAGCGAAAAGGCCAGGGTGTCTGAGCTGAGCCGGCGCTGCCAGGAGCTTGAGCTAAAAGTGAGCACATTCGAGAACATTGTGTGTGTCCTCAACAGAGAGATGGAACGCTCCTGCACCACCATGGAGGCCTACAACCGCCAACACCGACTGGACCAGGACAAGATCGAGATCCTCAACAACAAG GTTCGTCAGCTGGAGAGGACGGTGAGTTTGAGGGACCTGTCTATTGTAGAGATGGATGGGAAAATGAGGGAGATGTCTGCAGCCACATACGATGGCATCTTTGTCTGGAAGATCTCAGATTTCACCAAGAAGAGGCAGGATGCCGTGGCTGGCCGTGCCCCTGCTATGTTCTCTCCTG CATTTTATACAAGTAAATATGGCTACAAGATGTGCCTGCGGATCTACCTAAATGGTGATGGGACGGGCCGTGGCACCCActtgtctctgttttttgtgGTGATGAGAGGACACAGTGACGCACTCCTCAAGTGGCCTTTTAATCAGAAG CTCTCAGCTCAAGGGATTTACTGGACAAATTCAAAAACTTTTGGTAAGTATGACtcatttacacaccaacatATGTAA
- the LOC124057626 gene encoding TNF receptor-associated factor 2-like isoform X5, with protein MDGWMDDMKQKTNHSGPQKCSACIKEDLFEEPTSILKQGGAFPDNAARREVEALAAVCSNEGCTWTGTIKEFEVSHEGNCDFMIILCPSCKELMRANEQERHNERECPERTLNCKYCKEPFLLKNIKAHDEICPKYPMICEGCAKKKIPREKYVDHIKFCSKFKAQCRFHVVGCSTSVEKEKIHDHEQQCSYEHLNLLLHFIMGIKVSLESLQPQSLEVASHKLHELHQSLRDLELKMSQVGEGGAAPVQGACAPTQATSFTQMPSAIGAALELQLQSEKARVSELSRRCQELELKVSTFENIVCVLNREMERSCTTMEAYNRQHRLDQDKIEILNNKVRQLERTVSLRDLSIVEMDGKMREMSAATYDGIFVWKISDFTKKRQDAVAGRAPAMFSPAFYTSKYGYKMCLRIYLNGDGTGRGTHLSLFFVVMRGHSDALLKWPFNQKVTLMLLDQNNREHIIDAFRPDISSSSFQRPVSDMNIASGCPLFCPLSKLDSKNSYIRDDTIFIKAIVDLTGL; from the exons atggatggatggatggatgatatgaaacagaaaacaaatca CTCTGGACCACAGAAATGCAGTGCTTGCATCAAAGAAGACTTGTTTGAAGAACCCACCTCCATTCTCAAGCAAGGTGGT GCTTTCCCTGACAATGCAGCTCGGAGAGAAGTGGAGGCCTTGGCAGCTGTCTGTTCCAATGAAGGATGCACGTGGACGGGAACTATCAAAGAATTTGAG GTCAGCCATGAGGGCAACTGTGACTTCATGATAATCCTCTGTCCATCCTGTAAAGAGCTGATGAGAGCCAATGAACAGGAGCGCCACAATGAGAGAGAATGTCCAGAGAGGACACTCAACTGCAAATACTGCAAAGAACCCTTCCTGTTAAAGAACATCAAG gCTCATGATGAAATCTGTCCAAAGTACCCAATGATTTGTGAAGGTTGTGCAAAGAAAAAGATCCCCAGAGAAAAG tatgTGGACCATATTAAGTTCTGCAGTAAATTTAAAGCACAGTGCAGATTTCATGTTGTTGGCTGCAGTACGTCT GTAGAGAAGGAGAAGATCCATGACCATGAGCAGCAATGTTCCTATGAACACCTCAACCTTCTCCTGCATTTCATCATGGGCATCAAGGTCAGCTTGGAGAGCCTGCAGCCCCAGAGCCTTGAGGTGGCCAGCCACAAGCTACATGAGCTTCACCAGTCCCTCAGGGATCTGGAATTGAAGATGAGCCAAGTGGGTGAGGGTGGGGCAGCTCCCGTGCAGGGTGCATGCGCCCCAACCCAGGCCACCTCCTTCACCCAGATGCCCAGCGCCATAGGAGCTGCCCTGGAGCTGCAGCTCCAGAGCGAAAAGGCCAGGGTGTCTGAGCTGAGCCGGCGCTGCCAGGAGCTTGAGCTAAAAGTGAGCACATTCGAGAACATTGTGTGTGTCCTCAACAGAGAGATGGAACGCTCCTGCACCACCATGGAGGCCTACAACCGCCAACACCGACTGGACCAGGACAAGATCGAGATCCTCAACAACAAG GTTCGTCAGCTGGAGAGGACGGTGAGTTTGAGGGACCTGTCTATTGTAGAGATGGATGGGAAAATGAGGGAGATGTCTGCAGCCACATACGATGGCATCTTTGTCTGGAAGATCTCAGATTTCACCAAGAAGAGGCAGGATGCCGTGGCTGGCCGTGCCCCTGCTATGTTCTCTCCTG CATTTTATACAAGTAAATATGGCTACAAGATGTGCCTGCGGATCTACCTAAATGGTGATGGGACGGGCCGTGGCACCCActtgtctctgttttttgtgGTGATGAGAGGACACAGTGACGCACTCCTCAAGTGGCCTTTTAATCAGAAG GTCACCCTAATGCTTCTTGACCAGAACAACAGGGAGCACATTATCGATGCTTTCCGGCCCgacatctcctcctcatcctttcAGAGGCCAGTCAGCGATATGAACATTGCCAGTGGCTGCCCACTCTTCTGTCCACTCTCTAAACTGGACTCTAAAAACTCGTACATACGTGATGACACCATCTTCATCAAGGCCATTGTAGACCTCACTGGGCTTTAG
- the LOC124057626 gene encoding TNF receptor-associated factor 2-like isoform X3, which translates to MMAAQESSPPSSLEGNKPGFPRNILSNGLEDKHLCNSCQKILRRPLQAQCGHRFCSFCFNKIVSSGPQKCSACIKEDLFEEPTSILKQGGAFPDNAARREVEALAAVCSNEGCTWTGTIKEFEVSHEGNCDFMIILCPSCKELMRANEQERHNERECPERTLNCKYCKEPFLLKNIKAHDEICPKYPMICEGCAKKKIPREKYVDHIKFCSKFKAQCRFHVVGCSTSVEKEKIHDHEQQCSYEHLNLLLHFIMGIKVSLESLQPQSLEVASHKLHELHQSLRDLELKMSQVGEGGAAPVQGACAPTQATSFTQMPSAIGAALELQLQSEKARVSELSRRCQELELKVRQLERTVSLRDLSIVEMDGKMREMSAATYDGIFVWKISDFTKKRQDAVAGRAPAMFSPAFYTSKYGYKMCLRIYLNGDGTGRGTHLSLFFVVMRGHSDALLKWPFNQKVTLMLLDQNNREHIIDAFRPDISSSSFQRPVSDMNIASGCPLFCPLSKLDSKNSYIRDDTIFIKAIVDLTGL; encoded by the exons ATGATGGCTGCACAGGAATCGTCTCCACCATCTTCCCTGGAAGGCAACAAACCGGGCTTTCCAAGGAACATCCTGTCTAACGGTCTCGAAGACAAACATTTGTGCAATTCGTGCCAGAAAATCCTGAGAAGGCCTTTGCAAGCTCAGTGCGGTCACCGCTTTTGTTCGTTCTGTTTCAACAAAATTGTGAG CTCTGGACCACAGAAATGCAGTGCTTGCATCAAAGAAGACTTGTTTGAAGAACCCACCTCCATTCTCAAGCAAGGTGGT GCTTTCCCTGACAATGCAGCTCGGAGAGAAGTGGAGGCCTTGGCAGCTGTCTGTTCCAATGAAGGATGCACGTGGACGGGAACTATCAAAGAATTTGAG GTCAGCCATGAGGGCAACTGTGACTTCATGATAATCCTCTGTCCATCCTGTAAAGAGCTGATGAGAGCCAATGAACAGGAGCGCCACAATGAGAGAGAATGTCCAGAGAGGACACTCAACTGCAAATACTGCAAAGAACCCTTCCTGTTAAAGAACATCAAG gCTCATGATGAAATCTGTCCAAAGTACCCAATGATTTGTGAAGGTTGTGCAAAGAAAAAGATCCCCAGAGAAAAG tatgTGGACCATATTAAGTTCTGCAGTAAATTTAAAGCACAGTGCAGATTTCATGTTGTTGGCTGCAGTACGTCT GTAGAGAAGGAGAAGATCCATGACCATGAGCAGCAATGTTCCTATGAACACCTCAACCTTCTCCTGCATTTCATCATGGGCATCAAGGTCAGCTTGGAGAGCCTGCAGCCCCAGAGCCTTGAGGTGGCCAGCCACAAGCTACATGAGCTTCACCAGTCCCTCAGGGATCTGGAATTGAAGATGAGCCAAGTGGGTGAGGGTGGGGCAGCTCCCGTGCAGGGTGCATGCGCCCCAACCCAGGCCACCTCCTTCACCCAGATGCCCAGCGCCATAGGAGCTGCCCTGGAGCTGCAGCTCCAGAGCGAAAAGGCCAGGGTGTCTGAGCTGAGCCGGCGCTGCCAGGAGCTTGAGCTAAAA GTTCGTCAGCTGGAGAGGACGGTGAGTTTGAGGGACCTGTCTATTGTAGAGATGGATGGGAAAATGAGGGAGATGTCTGCAGCCACATACGATGGCATCTTTGTCTGGAAGATCTCAGATTTCACCAAGAAGAGGCAGGATGCCGTGGCTGGCCGTGCCCCTGCTATGTTCTCTCCTG CATTTTATACAAGTAAATATGGCTACAAGATGTGCCTGCGGATCTACCTAAATGGTGATGGGACGGGCCGTGGCACCCActtgtctctgttttttgtgGTGATGAGAGGACACAGTGACGCACTCCTCAAGTGGCCTTTTAATCAGAAG GTCACCCTAATGCTTCTTGACCAGAACAACAGGGAGCACATTATCGATGCTTTCCGGCCCgacatctcctcctcatcctttcAGAGGCCAGTCAGCGATATGAACATTGCCAGTGGCTGCCCACTCTTCTGTCCACTCTCTAAACTGGACTCTAAAAACTCGTACATACGTGATGACACCATCTTCATCAAGGCCATTGTAGACCTCACTGGGCTTTAG
- the LOC124057626 gene encoding TNF receptor-associated factor 2-like isoform X6 has product MMAAQESSPPSSLEGNKPGFPRNILSNGLEDKHLCNSCQKILRRPLQAQCGHRFCSFCFNKIVSSGPQKCSACIKEDLFEEPTSILKQGGAFPDNAARREVEALAAVCSNEGCTWTGTIKEFEVSHEGNCDFMIILCPSCKELMRANEQERHNERECPERTLNCKYCKEPFLLKNIKAHDEICPKYPMICEGCAKKKIPREKYVDHIKFCSKFKAQCRFHVVGCSTSVEKEKIHDHEQQCSYEHLNLLLHFIMGIKVSLESLQPQSLEVASHKLHELHQSLRDLELKMSQVGEGGAAPVQGACAPTQATSFTQMPSAIGAALELQLQSEKARVSELSRRCQELELKVSTFENIVCVLNREMERSCTTMEAYNRQHRLDQDKIEILNNKVRQLERTVSLRDLSIVEMDGKMREMSAATYDGIFVWKISDFTKKRQDAVAGRAPAMFSPAFYTSKYGYKMCLRIYLNGDGTGRGTHLSLFFVVMRGHSDALLKWPFNQKGHQGAGVYPS; this is encoded by the exons ATGATGGCTGCACAGGAATCGTCTCCACCATCTTCCCTGGAAGGCAACAAACCGGGCTTTCCAAGGAACATCCTGTCTAACGGTCTCGAAGACAAACATTTGTGCAATTCGTGCCAGAAAATCCTGAGAAGGCCTTTGCAAGCTCAGTGCGGTCACCGCTTTTGTTCGTTCTGTTTCAACAAAATTGTGAG CTCTGGACCACAGAAATGCAGTGCTTGCATCAAAGAAGACTTGTTTGAAGAACCCACCTCCATTCTCAAGCAAGGTGGT GCTTTCCCTGACAATGCAGCTCGGAGAGAAGTGGAGGCCTTGGCAGCTGTCTGTTCCAATGAAGGATGCACGTGGACGGGAACTATCAAAGAATTTGAG GTCAGCCATGAGGGCAACTGTGACTTCATGATAATCCTCTGTCCATCCTGTAAAGAGCTGATGAGAGCCAATGAACAGGAGCGCCACAATGAGAGAGAATGTCCAGAGAGGACACTCAACTGCAAATACTGCAAAGAACCCTTCCTGTTAAAGAACATCAAG gCTCATGATGAAATCTGTCCAAAGTACCCAATGATTTGTGAAGGTTGTGCAAAGAAAAAGATCCCCAGAGAAAAG tatgTGGACCATATTAAGTTCTGCAGTAAATTTAAAGCACAGTGCAGATTTCATGTTGTTGGCTGCAGTACGTCT GTAGAGAAGGAGAAGATCCATGACCATGAGCAGCAATGTTCCTATGAACACCTCAACCTTCTCCTGCATTTCATCATGGGCATCAAGGTCAGCTTGGAGAGCCTGCAGCCCCAGAGCCTTGAGGTGGCCAGCCACAAGCTACATGAGCTTCACCAGTCCCTCAGGGATCTGGAATTGAAGATGAGCCAAGTGGGTGAGGGTGGGGCAGCTCCCGTGCAGGGTGCATGCGCCCCAACCCAGGCCACCTCCTTCACCCAGATGCCCAGCGCCATAGGAGCTGCCCTGGAGCTGCAGCTCCAGAGCGAAAAGGCCAGGGTGTCTGAGCTGAGCCGGCGCTGCCAGGAGCTTGAGCTAAAAGTGAGCACATTCGAGAACATTGTGTGTGTCCTCAACAGAGAGATGGAACGCTCCTGCACCACCATGGAGGCCTACAACCGCCAACACCGACTGGACCAGGACAAGATCGAGATCCTCAACAACAAG GTTCGTCAGCTGGAGAGGACGGTGAGTTTGAGGGACCTGTCTATTGTAGAGATGGATGGGAAAATGAGGGAGATGTCTGCAGCCACATACGATGGCATCTTTGTCTGGAAGATCTCAGATTTCACCAAGAAGAGGCAGGATGCCGTGGCTGGCCGTGCCCCTGCTATGTTCTCTCCTG CATTTTATACAAGTAAATATGGCTACAAGATGTGCCTGCGGATCTACCTAAATGGTGATGGGACGGGCCGTGGCACCCActtgtctctgttttttgtgGTGATGAGAGGACACAGTGACGCACTCCTCAAGTGGCCTTTTAATCAGAAG GGTCACCAgggggctggagtctatcccagctga